One region of Halohasta litchfieldiae genomic DNA includes:
- a CDS encoding sulfatase translates to MSPDSHSDDTSEPHDLGDGDAPNIVLVVMDTARARETVPATSAITPTLASLAGSGTEFTHAYTSAPWTLPAHASLFTGQYTAAHGAHGGHTYLDADHETLPEAFQSAGYETVGVSNNCWITGEFGFDRGFDQFRKGWQYIQSEVDTGAVVRASGVSERLTSLREQLLAGNPAITLANVAYERYLCDDDGAARTTDWVDTWLTRRKTNGDDQPFFLFCNYIEPHIEYDPPREYAEQFLSSSAVEEAIQLRQDPRAFDVGDYELTDRECELLRGLYQGELAYVDAQIGRLRESLQAAGEWENTIFVVLGDHGENIGEYGFFGHQYNLHETVVHVPLVISGGAFSGGGQQESLVQLLDLVPTLLDETGISAPELLTQLQGQSFHPQSTTPPREAVYAEHVQPQPSVDSLEARFGELPDRVKAFDRSLRSVRTNQATYIRGSDGSQWLYPAASSERQNRVDQRPALVARLDTKLDDWLGTVERDHTTQTSVAMSASTEQRLADLGYL, encoded by the coding sequence ATGTCTCCCGACAGCCACTCGGACGATACATCTGAACCCCATGATCTCGGCGACGGGGACGCGCCAAACATTGTTCTCGTCGTCATGGATACGGCCCGCGCCAGAGAAACGGTGCCCGCAACGTCCGCTATTACCCCGACGCTGGCGTCGCTGGCAGGCTCCGGAACCGAGTTCACTCACGCCTACACGAGTGCTCCGTGGACACTCCCTGCACACGCCTCACTGTTCACCGGCCAGTATACCGCCGCCCACGGTGCCCACGGCGGCCACACCTATCTCGATGCCGACCACGAAACACTGCCGGAAGCCTTCCAGTCGGCTGGCTACGAGACGGTCGGCGTCTCGAACAACTGCTGGATCACCGGCGAGTTCGGCTTCGACCGCGGCTTCGATCAGTTTCGGAAGGGCTGGCAGTACATCCAAAGCGAGGTCGACACCGGTGCGGTCGTCCGTGCTAGCGGTGTTAGTGAGCGACTAACGTCACTTAGAGAGCAGCTACTGGCGGGCAATCCAGCGATCACACTCGCCAACGTTGCCTACGAACGATATCTCTGTGACGACGACGGTGCCGCCCGGACGACCGATTGGGTCGACACCTGGCTCACTAGGCGAAAAACAAACGGGGACGACCAGCCGTTTTTTCTGTTCTGTAACTACATCGAACCCCACATCGAGTACGATCCACCCCGAGAGTACGCTGAACAGTTCCTCTCGTCATCGGCGGTTGAGGAGGCAATCCAGCTTCGACAGGATCCTCGGGCCTTCGATGTTGGCGACTACGAACTCACAGATCGAGAGTGTGAACTGCTCCGCGGGCTGTATCAGGGGGAACTCGCCTACGTCGACGCCCAGATCGGTCGACTCCGGGAGTCGCTACAGGCTGCCGGTGAGTGGGAGAACACGATTTTCGTCGTGCTTGGTGACCATGGCGAAAACATCGGCGAGTACGGCTTTTTTGGTCACCAGTACAACCTCCACGAGACGGTCGTCCACGTGCCGCTGGTTATCTCCGGCGGGGCGTTTTCAGGTGGTGGCCAACAGGAGTCGCTCGTCCAACTGCTGGATCTGGTTCCGACCCTGCTGGACGAAACCGGGATTTCGGCCCCTGAACTCCTCACGCAACTGCAGGGCCAATCGTTTCACCCGCAGTCGACCACGCCTCCTCGTGAAGCCGTCTACGCCGAACACGTTCAGCCCCAGCCATCCGTCGACTCGCTGGAAGCCCGGTTCGGCGAGCTCCCTGACCGCGTGAAAGCCTTCGACCGGTCACTTCGTTCGGTTCGAACCAACCAAGCGACCTACATCAGGGGGTCGGATGGCAGTCAATGGCTGTATCCTGCCGCGAGCAGTGAACGACAGAACCGGGTCGACCAGCGACCGGCGCTTGTCGCTCGACTCGACACCAAACTCGATGACTGGCTGGGGACTGTCGAACGAGATCACACGACCCAGACCAGCGTGGCGATGAGTGCGTCGACCGAACAGCGGCTTGCTGATTTGGGCTATCTCTAA
- the truA gene encoding tRNA pseudouridine(38-40) synthase TruA translates to MRAFRLAYDGRPFYGFQRQPDVPTVEDTLFDALRSLSVLSTDASRPVGYAAAGRTDTGVSAVAQTVAFDAPEWLKPRVLNSELPGTIRAWASADVDDDFHATHHAVRREYSYRLYAPQHEAQSFDGRPPVDADRAAAALTALCGSHDFHNLTPDDEGTRRGLSGWVDRDGEFLLIEFAAGGFARELVRRLVSVIRLVGTGHRDVAWIENLLGPEPVEQRPPAAPPEPLLLSDVRYPGVDFERDPEAAESGAVAFGERAIESQARSRVSRAVVDRLRGGDQ, encoded by the coding sequence ATGCGTGCGTTTCGTCTTGCCTACGATGGTCGCCCTTTTTATGGCTTTCAGCGACAGCCCGACGTTCCAACCGTCGAGGACACGCTGTTCGACGCTCTTCGGTCACTGTCGGTGCTGTCGACTGACGCCAGTCGACCAGTGGGGTATGCGGCGGCGGGCCGAACTGACACCGGGGTGTCGGCAGTCGCCCAGACGGTCGCGTTTGACGCCCCGGAATGGCTCAAGCCACGCGTGCTCAACAGCGAACTCCCCGGCACGATCCGGGCGTGGGCCAGCGCCGATGTCGACGACGACTTTCATGCGACTCACCACGCGGTCCGCCGGGAATACAGCTACCGGCTATATGCGCCACAGCATGAGGCCCAAAGTTTTGACGGTCGACCGCCAGTCGACGCGGATCGGGCAGCAGCCGCGCTTACGGCACTCTGTGGCAGCCACGATTTCCACAACCTGACCCCGGACGACGAGGGGACCCGACGCGGGCTCTCGGGCTGGGTCGACCGCGATGGCGAGTTTTTGCTCATCGAGTTCGCGGCTGGTGGCTTCGCCCGCGAACTCGTCCGTCGACTCGTCTCGGTGATTCGACTCGTGGGAACTGGCCACCGAGATGTTGCATGGATCGAGAATCTCCTCGGCCCCGAGCCAGTCGAACAGCGTCCACCTGCGGCGCCACCCGAGCCACTGTTGCTTTCGGATGTTCGGTATCCGGGCGTCGACTTCGAGCGAGACCCGGAAGCCGCCGAGAGTGGGGCCGTCGCCTTCGGCGAGCGGGCCATTGAATCGCAGGCCCGGTCACGTGTCTCGCGGGCAGTCGTCGACCGACTCCGCGGTGGCGACCAGTAA
- the pepF gene encoding oligoendopeptidase F, whose amino-acid sequence MSTVPERSELAEQHKWALESIFESDEAWREQFETVSDRVDELTAYEGRVTESPETLLELLELREEIMREVSQLAVYANLRASEDTRNQEYQALSGKAQALSSEASSATSYIEPELQELTEADIEEFVDSEPELANYDQFFDDVLRAKPHTRSAEVEELLAELGEVTSSPSEIYSMLADADMTFPTVEDPDGDEIEISQGNFTKLLKHEDRAFRKLVHEEYYDEWEGVRNTVGTSLKKQVRKDVKVARARHYETAREAALDGPNVPVEVYDTLVDTVRDNLPKLHRHAELKQESLGVDELQPWDLYMSLTGEEGPDIEYEQAKSWIIEAVAPLGEAYQKRMAEGLESRWVDVYENRGKRSGAFSSGTYDTQPFILMNYQDDISSMYTLAHELGHSMHSELSAEAQPWHDAGYEIFVAEVASTVNETLLTHHLLETVDDDELRLHVLDEYLERFRSTLFRQTMFAEFEQQIHEHAEADQPLTPDVFDELYGDLKSSYYEPASVDDHIQREWQRIPHFYYNFYVYQYATGISAAVAIVEGIRQDGEAGEESAAAYREMLRAGGSVYPIEALELAGIDMTTPDPIESALSVYGDYLDRVAALL is encoded by the coding sequence ATGAGTACGGTTCCCGAACGATCTGAGCTGGCCGAACAACACAAATGGGCACTCGAAAGCATCTTCGAGTCCGACGAGGCGTGGCGCGAACAGTTCGAGACGGTTTCGGATCGCGTCGACGAACTCACTGCCTACGAGGGCCGAGTCACCGAAAGCCCGGAAACGCTGCTCGAACTGCTTGAACTCCGGGAAGAGATTATGCGAGAGGTCTCCCAGCTCGCAGTGTATGCCAACCTTCGAGCCAGTGAAGACACCAGAAATCAGGAGTATCAGGCACTCTCAGGGAAGGCCCAAGCACTCTCCTCGGAGGCCTCAAGCGCGACTTCCTACATCGAGCCAGAACTGCAGGAACTGACAGAGGCTGATATCGAGGAATTTGTCGACAGCGAGCCGGAACTCGCCAACTACGACCAGTTTTTCGACGATGTCCTGCGAGCGAAACCACACACTCGCTCAGCAGAGGTCGAAGAACTGCTGGCCGAACTGGGTGAAGTCACCAGTTCGCCCAGCGAAATCTACTCCATGTTGGCGGATGCGGATATGACGTTCCCGACCGTCGAAGACCCCGACGGCGATGAGATCGAGATTAGCCAAGGGAACTTTACGAAGCTCCTGAAACACGAGGACAGAGCGTTCCGGAAGCTGGTCCACGAGGAGTATTACGACGAGTGGGAAGGCGTGCGAAATACGGTCGGCACCTCGCTTAAAAAGCAGGTCCGAAAGGACGTCAAAGTCGCCCGGGCCCGTCACTACGAGACGGCCCGCGAGGCCGCCCTTGACGGCCCGAACGTCCCGGTCGAAGTGTATGACACCCTCGTCGACACCGTTCGGGACAATCTCCCCAAACTTCACCGCCACGCTGAGCTTAAACAGGAGTCTCTCGGCGTCGACGAACTCCAGCCGTGGGATCTGTACATGTCGCTCACTGGTGAGGAGGGACCGGATATCGAGTACGAACAGGCCAAATCCTGGATCATCGAGGCGGTCGCACCGTTAGGCGAGGCCTATCAAAAGCGGATGGCCGAAGGACTGGAGAGCCGATGGGTCGACGTCTACGAAAATCGCGGCAAGCGGTCGGGGGCCTTTTCGTCGGGAACCTACGACACCCAACCGTTCATCCTGATGAACTATCAGGACGACATCTCGTCGATGTACACACTGGCCCACGAGCTGGGTCACTCGATGCATTCGGAGCTGTCGGCCGAGGCCCAGCCATGGCACGATGCAGGCTACGAAATCTTCGTCGCCGAGGTCGCGTCGACGGTTAATGAGACGCTCCTGACCCACCATCTGCTGGAGACCGTCGACGACGACGAACTCCGCCTGCACGTGCTCGATGAGTATCTCGAACGGTTCCGGTCGACGCTGTTCCGCCAGACGATGTTCGCGGAGTTCGAACAGCAAATTCACGAACACGCCGAGGCCGACCAGCCGCTGACACCCGACGTGTTCGACGAGCTGTACGGCGATCTCAAATCGAGCTACTACGAGCCGGCGTCAGTCGACGACCACATTCAGCGGGAGTGGCAGCGGATTCCCCACTTCTATTACAACTTCTACGTCTACCAGTATGCGACCGGGATTTCGGCGGCGGTCGCGATTGTCGAGGGAATTCGGCAGGACGGCGAGGCTGGCGAGGAATCTGCGGCGGCCTACCGCGAGATGCTGCGTGCCGGTGGGAGCGTCTACCCCATCGAGGCGCTCGAACTCGCAGGCATCGATATGACGACCCCCGACCCAATCGAGTCGGCGCTCTCGGTGTACGGCGACTATCTCGACCGGGTTGCGGCATTGTTGTAG
- the pan2 gene encoding proteasome-activating nucleotidase Pan2 — MSRSPSLPDRPRLDLDPEMSTAERLDAIRKHFFRLVEVNDELDDRLTDASDRRNDLQEEVSQLKDHNEALKTSALYIASVEELTDDQSLVIKQHGNNQEVLTEVSPQLYEEIESGDRVAINESFGVQMVLDDETDSRAQAMEVTESPDVRYEDIGGIDDQVREVREAVEDPIDNPEQFEQVGIEPPSGVLLHGPPGTGKTMLAKAVANESDATFIKMTGSELVQKFIGEGARLVRDLFQLAAEEEPAVVFIDEIDAIASRRTDSKTSGDAEVQRTMMQLLSEMDGFDDRGEIRIMAATNRFDMLDEAILRPGRFDRLIEVPKPGVEGREKILEIHSREINVDPEIDFAELAEELDDYSGADIESLVTEAGMFAIRNDRTTVTREDIDYAREKLSRGETEHGVVRYQY; from the coding sequence ATGTCACGTAGCCCGTCGCTTCCGGACCGCCCACGGCTGGACCTAGACCCCGAGATGTCGACTGCCGAGCGGCTCGATGCGATCCGTAAGCACTTCTTTCGGCTTGTCGAGGTCAACGACGAACTCGACGACCGGCTCACCGACGCCAGCGACCGCCGCAACGATCTCCAAGAGGAGGTCTCCCAACTTAAGGACCACAACGAGGCGCTCAAAACCTCGGCGCTCTATATCGCCAGCGTCGAAGAGCTAACTGACGACCAGAGTCTCGTTATCAAACAGCACGGCAACAATCAGGAGGTGCTGACCGAGGTCTCCCCGCAGCTCTACGAGGAGATTGAATCGGGCGACCGCGTTGCGATCAACGAATCGTTCGGCGTCCAGATGGTGCTGGACGACGAAACCGACTCACGGGCACAGGCGATGGAGGTCACCGAGTCGCCCGACGTCCGCTACGAGGATATCGGTGGGATCGATGATCAGGTCCGGGAGGTCCGGGAGGCCGTCGAGGACCCAATCGACAACCCCGAGCAGTTCGAACAGGTCGGTATCGAGCCGCCGTCGGGCGTCCTCCTCCACGGTCCACCGGGCACCGGCAAAACGATGCTGGCGAAGGCCGTCGCCAACGAAAGCGATGCGACGTTCATCAAGATGACCGGCTCCGAGCTGGTTCAGAAATTCATCGGCGAAGGTGCGCGGCTGGTCCGGGATCTGTTCCAGCTGGCGGCCGAAGAGGAGCCGGCGGTCGTCTTCATCGACGAGATCGACGCCATCGCCTCCCGGCGCACTGATTCAAAGACCTCCGGGGACGCCGAGGTCCAGCGAACGATGATGCAACTGCTCTCGGAGATGGATGGCTTCGACGACCGCGGCGAGATCCGCATTATGGCGGCGACCAACCGCTTCGACATGCTGGACGAGGCCATCCTGCGTCCCGGCCGATTTGATCGGCTTATCGAAGTACCGAAGCCCGGCGTCGAGGGCCGGGAGAAAATACTCGAAATCCACAGTCGAGAGATCAACGTCGACCCCGAGATCGACTTCGCCGAACTTGCCGAGGAACTCGACGACTACAGTGGCGCGGACATCGAGAGCCTCGTGACCGAGGCCGGGATGTTCGCGATCCGCAACGACCGGACGACGGTCACCCGCGAGGATATCGACTACGCCCGCGAGAAACTCTCCCGTGGCGAGACCGAACACGGCGTCGTTCGCTACCAGTACTAG
- a CDS encoding pyruvoyl-dependent arginine decarboxylase: MTTIHVAGGVGVAPTEMSAYDAALADANLHNYNLITVSSVIPADGQLAVVDEAPDLGPAGNQLTVVQGKIVAGPDTDTESITTGIGWATGPGPGLFYEASGTDREAVAEEIRQGLAAGCELREWTFTEQDQKLSTAEPVDGSYTAAVVLAAYGDSEPIL, translated from the coding sequence ATGACCACTATTCACGTCGCAGGTGGGGTGGGTGTCGCGCCGACCGAGATGTCGGCCTACGATGCCGCGCTTGCCGACGCGAATCTGCATAACTACAACCTGATCACGGTCTCGTCGGTGATTCCAGCCGACGGCCAGCTTGCGGTCGTCGACGAGGCCCCCGACCTCGGCCCAGCGGGGAACCAACTCACGGTCGTTCAGGGGAAAATCGTCGCTGGACCTGACACCGACACAGAGTCGATTACGACTGGCATTGGCTGGGCGACCGGTCCCGGTCCCGGACTGTTTTACGAGGCCTCGGGGACCGACCGCGAGGCAGTCGCCGAGGAGATTCGTCAGGGGCTGGCGGCCGGCTGTGAACTCCGCGAGTGGACGTTCACCGAGCAAGATCAGAAGCTGTCGACTGCCGAGCCGGTCGACGGGAGCTACACGGCCGCAGTTGTGCTGGCGGCCTACGGTGACAGCGAGCCGATCCTGTAG
- a CDS encoding DUF5811 family protein: MNGNYTGSGGPPVGGDQSPNAEELSGGQKDALRHAVAGIVDETQSYLPEGYHVGSELTSGSGATATVAVDPPAGHPVTAGYSPTPEDLESGLDVDTQQEVAQGLAASAVMQVMDAVGDNITPTAR, translated from the coding sequence ATGAATGGAAACTACACGGGGTCCGGGGGACCGCCGGTTGGTGGGGACCAGTCGCCGAACGCCGAAGAGCTGTCGGGTGGGCAGAAAGACGCCCTCCGACATGCCGTTGCCGGCATCGTCGACGAGACACAGTCGTATCTCCCAGAGGGGTACCATGTCGGCTCCGAGCTGACCTCCGGCAGCGGTGCGACCGCGACGGTGGCGGTCGATCCGCCGGCGGGTCACCCGGTAACGGCGGGCTACTCACCGACGCCCGAAGATCTGGAATCCGGACTTGACGTCGACACACAGCAAGAGGTCGCACAGGGACTTGCGGCCAGTGCTGTGATGCAGGTGATGGACGCTGTCGGTGACAACATTACGCCAACAGCCCGATAG
- the infB gene encoding translation initiation factor IF-2, producing the protein MSDQANSLRTPIVAVLGHVDHGKTSLLDKIRGSAVSDGEAGAITQHIGATAVPLETISEMAGSLVQPTDFDLPGLLFIDTPGHHSFSTLRARGGALADIAILVVDVNDGFQPQTEEAIDILQRTGTPFVVAANKVDTTPGWNPVEDSPIKPSYDGQSDSARSRLDENLYELIGQLSDRDFSADFYWRVQNFQNNIGVVPCSALTGEGVPDILAVLMGLSQRFMKAEMEIDVEGPGEGTVLEVKDQQGFGATLDVVVYDGIIREGDTIVVGASDEPIVTEVRALLQPRPNAEIRVEKRFERVESVGAAAGVKIAAPDLDKAIAGAPVRVVRDRSEDEVIAEVKAELAEIEVDTQEEGVVVKADTLGSLEAMANALEEAEIPILRAEVGDIAPRDVAVAGTAREVENKTILGFNVDVLPNAERELEQSDVRLFDDDVIYQLVEEYDEYVEEMKRSQQETILDKIIRPARFQILQDHTFRQSDPAVVGVEIMSGTVKNNTNVAKFENNEPNRVGELSGIQLQGEDVSEARAGQRVSIAIDGPTVGRQIEEGDELWVDLPEKHAKILEQELSDDIPADELEALSGYLNKRRKRDPFWGK; encoded by the coding sequence ATGTCTGATCAAGCCAACTCGTTACGTACACCCATCGTCGCCGTCCTCGGCCACGTCGACCACGGCAAGACCAGTTTACTCGACAAGATCCGCGGCTCGGCGGTCAGCGACGGCGAAGCCGGGGCGATTACCCAACATATCGGTGCAACGGCGGTCCCCCTCGAAACCATCTCCGAGATGGCCGGGAGTCTCGTCCAACCCACCGATTTCGATCTCCCCGGACTGCTGTTTATCGACACGCCGGGGCACCACTCGTTTTCGACGCTCCGAGCGCGTGGCGGTGCCCTTGCGGATATCGCGATCCTTGTCGTCGACGTCAACGACGGGTTCCAACCCCAGACCGAGGAGGCAATCGACATCCTCCAGCGAACCGGCACCCCCTTCGTTGTCGCCGCCAACAAGGTCGACACGACACCGGGCTGGAACCCAGTTGAGGATTCGCCGATCAAGCCCAGCTACGACGGCCAAAGCGATTCGGCCCGCAGTCGACTTGACGAGAACCTCTACGAACTCATCGGCCAACTCTCGGATCGGGATTTCTCGGCGGATTTCTACTGGCGCGTCCAGAACTTCCAGAACAACATCGGCGTCGTCCCCTGTTCGGCGCTCACCGGCGAGGGCGTTCCGGACATCCTCGCCGTGCTGATGGGGCTCTCCCAGCGGTTCATGAAAGCCGAAATGGAGATCGATGTCGAGGGCCCCGGCGAGGGAACCGTCCTCGAAGTCAAAGATCAACAGGGGTTCGGCGCAACCCTCGATGTCGTGGTCTACGATGGCATCATCCGCGAGGGCGATACCATCGTCGTCGGCGCGAGCGACGAGCCAATCGTCACCGAGGTTCGGGCGCTCCTACAGCCGCGGCCCAATGCGGAAATTCGGGTCGAAAAACGCTTCGAGCGCGTCGAATCGGTCGGCGCGGCCGCGGGTGTCAAGATCGCCGCGCCGGATCTCGATAAGGCAATCGCCGGCGCGCCCGTTCGCGTCGTCCGTGACCGCTCTGAGGACGAGGTTATCGCCGAAGTCAAAGCCGAACTCGCAGAGATCGAGGTCGACACCCAAGAGGAGGGCGTCGTCGTCAAGGCCGACACCCTCGGCAGCCTCGAAGCGATGGCCAACGCCCTCGAAGAGGCCGAGATCCCGATCCTCCGCGCGGAGGTCGGCGACATCGCACCCCGCGACGTTGCGGTCGCCGGCACCGCCCGCGAGGTCGAGAACAAAACGATTCTGGGGTTCAACGTCGACGTACTGCCGAACGCCGAACGCGAACTCGAACAGTCCGACGTGCGACTGTTCGACGATGACGTCATCTACCAACTCGTCGAGGAGTACGACGAGTACGTCGAGGAGATGAAGCGGTCCCAACAGGAGACGATTCTCGACAAGATCATCCGGCCCGCCCGGTTCCAAATTCTGCAGGACCACACCTTCCGGCAGTCCGATCCGGCGGTCGTCGGCGTCGAGATCATGTCCGGGACGGTCAAAAACAACACCAACGTCGCCAAATTCGAGAACAACGAGCCGAACCGTGTGGGCGAACTCTCGGGGATCCAGTTGCAGGGCGAAGACGTCTCGGAGGCACGGGCTGGCCAGCGAGTGAGTATCGCGATTGATGGGCCGACCGTGGGTCGACAGATCGAGGAAGGCGACGAGCTGTGGGTCGACCTGCCCGAAAAACACGCTAAAATCCTTGAACAGGAGCTGTCGGACGATATTCCGGCCGACGAACTGGAGGCACTCTCCGGCTATCTCAACAAGCGCCGGAAACGCGACCCGTTCTGGGGGAAGTAG
- a CDS encoding cation:proton antiporter domain-containing protein, with amino-acid sequence MSVSSSVLTVTAIILALGIGAQVVAKRLKIPSALFLILIGVGLGPSGLGLVTSETFGEGLSTIVGLSVAIIVFDGAFQLRRKKLQLAPKAITGLTTVGALVMFLGTALAVRVFLGTDWGLSLLIGSLLIATGPTVITPILDVITVREHVETTFEAEGIFNDVTAAILAIVVFETLVVESMPLALPGGFLARLAVGVGVGAAVAISIRALLVWMTIPADDAPRVARLVVLSAVILAYGVSEALFPETGVAAVAAAGLIMGNMDLPHRESIHDFNRDLTLIVLAIVFIALAALIEFDALLGLGIGGIGVVVVVTLVIRPLVVLLSARDPQFSRNEMVFVSLVGPRGIIPASIATLFAIELQGAGQFDEAQILAGTVFLVILVTVILQAGLARQIATALNVIPMRTILIGGGRVGRMLAERLENRGENVVILDTDQETVDQLQKAGHTARQGDGTETDVLEAVGTGNAKRVVAVTGDDDTNLLVAQIARTKFGIENVLARVNEPENVQTFESLDVTAISASEATAWSIDNEIERPELAHWMTKLGEGHDVQEIELTADDLVGQTIREVNSAIPDGCIIAVIGRGEETHVPSADEELDYGDHVTFLGRHEAVEGAVRRFHPHN; translated from the coding sequence ATGTCCGTGTCCTCCAGTGTGCTCACCGTCACCGCGATTATTTTGGCCCTCGGCATCGGGGCCCAAGTGGTCGCCAAACGCCTCAAAATCCCGAGTGCCCTGTTTCTCATTCTGATTGGTGTCGGACTCGGGCCGTCCGGACTGGGGCTTGTGACATCCGAGACGTTCGGGGAGGGACTGTCGACGATCGTCGGGCTCAGTGTGGCGATCATCGTCTTCGATGGAGCCTTTCAGCTCCGCCGAAAGAAACTCCAGTTGGCCCCGAAAGCCATCACCGGACTGACGACAGTCGGTGCGCTGGTGATGTTCCTCGGCACGGCACTGGCCGTCCGGGTGTTTCTCGGGACCGACTGGGGGCTCTCGTTGCTCATCGGCTCGCTTTTGATCGCAACCGGACCGACCGTCATCACGCCGATTTTGGACGTGATTACGGTCCGTGAACATGTCGAGACCACCTTCGAGGCCGAGGGGATTTTCAACGATGTGACTGCGGCGATCCTCGCTATCGTCGTCTTCGAGACGCTAGTCGTCGAGTCGATGCCACTGGCGCTCCCCGGCGGCTTTCTGGCCCGACTGGCCGTTGGCGTCGGTGTCGGTGCTGCGGTCGCCATCAGTATCCGGGCGCTGCTCGTCTGGATGACGATCCCGGCCGATGACGCCCCCCGTGTCGCCCGGCTCGTCGTGCTGTCGGCGGTGATTCTCGCCTACGGGGTTTCGGAGGCACTGTTTCCGGAAACGGGTGTTGCAGCAGTGGCTGCTGCCGGACTTATCATGGGCAACATGGACCTCCCACACCGCGAGTCGATCCACGACTTCAACCGGGATCTGACACTGATCGTCCTAGCGATCGTGTTCATCGCACTGGCCGCGCTGATCGAGTTCGACGCGCTGTTGGGCCTCGGCATCGGCGGAATCGGTGTTGTTGTCGTCGTCACACTCGTCATTCGCCCACTTGTCGTCCTGCTTTCGGCACGCGATCCACAGTTCAGCCGCAACGAGATGGTGTTCGTGAGTCTCGTCGGCCCGCGTGGAATCATCCCCGCCAGCATTGCCACCCTCTTTGCGATTGAGCTCCAGGGAGCCGGACAGTTCGACGAGGCCCAAATCCTCGCCGGAACCGTCTTTTTGGTCATTCTCGTGACTGTCATCCTCCAGGCCGGACTCGCCCGCCAGATCGCAACCGCACTCAACGTCATCCCTATGCGCACAATCCTCATCGGCGGCGGCCGCGTCGGCCGCATGCTCGCCGAACGACTGGAGAACCGTGGCGAAAACGTCGTCATCCTCGATACCGATCAGGAGACTGTCGACCAACTCCAAAAAGCAGGCCACACGGCCCGACAGGGCGACGGGACCGAAACCGACGTGCTCGAAGCGGTCGGAACCGGAAATGCAAAACGAGTGGTTGCGGTCACTGGTGATGACGATACCAACCTGCTTGTGGCCCAGATCGCCCGCACCAAGTTCGGTATCGAGAACGTGTTGGCGCGGGTCAACGAACCCGAAAACGTCCAAACGTTCGAATCGCTGGACGTGACCGCAATCAGTGCCTCCGAGGCGACCGCGTGGTCGATCGACAACGAGATCGAACGGCCGGAACTCGCCCACTGGATGACCAAACTCGGCGAGGGCCACGACGTCCAAGAGATCGAACTCACCGCCGACGATCTCGTCGGCCAGACGATACGTGAGGTCAACAGTGCGATCCCGGATGGCTGTATCATCGCTGTCATCGGCCGGGGTGAGGAAACACACGTTCCCTCCGCTGACGAGGAACTCGACTACGGCGATCACGTCACGTTCCTCGGTCGACACGAGGCCGTCGAAGGGGCAGTCCGACGGTTCCATCCACACAACTAA
- a CDS encoding PRC-barrel domain-containing protein, whose product MVDILAENLSGKAVMGTDGTELGDLYNITMEMKTGGLRSLLVVPNEGISAHAVGFDTDEAGRLKIPISGVQAVKDYIVVSR is encoded by the coding sequence ATGGTAGACATACTCGCCGAAAACCTCTCCGGGAAAGCGGTGATGGGGACGGATGGCACCGAACTCGGTGATCTGTACAACATTACGATGGAGATGAAGACGGGCGGGCTTCGCAGCCTGCTTGTCGTTCCCAACGAGGGGATTTCGGCCCACGCTGTCGGCTTCGATACCGACGAGGCCGGTCGACTCAAGATCCCTATCAGTGGTGTTCAGGCCGTCAAAGACTACATCGTCGTCTCTCGCTAA
- a CDS encoding NOB1 family endonuclease, giving the protein MEILDTSAFIHEYHTDDETASVPQVHEELEGEHAFRFDAEEGAGMHIHIPADGTTEKVQRVATETGDADELSETDLLLVSAAFELDGTLVTDDYAMQNVAERLNVSVQVIARDGITEQRDWQFQCAGCGRTFDDDHERCPICGSDLTRKNPA; this is encoded by the coding sequence ATGGAAATCCTCGACACGTCGGCTTTTATTCACGAGTATCACACTGACGACGAGACGGCCTCCGTTCCGCAGGTCCACGAGGAACTGGAAGGCGAACACGCCTTCCGGTTCGACGCCGAGGAGGGTGCCGGAATGCATATCCACATTCCCGCCGATGGCACCACCGAGAAAGTCCAACGCGTCGCCACCGAAACCGGCGACGCCGACGAACTCTCGGAGACCGACTTGCTTTTGGTTTCGGCCGCGTTCGAACTCGACGGCACGCTCGTCACCGACGACTACGCGATGCAGAACGTCGCCGAGCGACTGAACGTCTCGGTCCAAGTCATCGCCCGCGACGGCATTACCGAACAGCGCGACTGGCAGTTCCAGTGTGCCGGCTGTGGCCGCACCTTCGACGACGACCACGAGCGGTGCCCGATCTGTGGCAGCGACCTTACACGCAAAAACCCGGCCTAA